AACTGGTGCCGGAGGAAGAAAAAGAAGAAGCGCTGGCCATTCTCATGCGACACTATCATCAGGAGGATTTCCCTTTTGGACGGGCGGCTATGCCAAAAACGAAGGTATTTCGTCTCGTTGTAGAGCAGATGACGGGAAAACGAAGATAAGGATTATTATAAAAAAAATAAGAGGACTTCCGTCGAGGTGCCATGAGTGGCATTCCTGACAGAAGTCCTTTATTTTATGATAGAAAATTGCGTCCTATCTTTTGCGATAAATTACGCCTGTGAAGCGCCGCGGAAGATCACATCTTTATAACCGTTCAGCAGCTTCAGAACAATATATCCCAGGATCCCACAGCCGAGCACTTCTCCGGCGCCAACAGTCAGCATCATAAAAGGAATGCTCAAAGGCTCGCCGTAGCCGTATTTCAGTACAAACGGAACGATCAGCGTGTTGGCAATGATCGGCGGAAGCGGCACCAGAATGGGGTGCTTACGCACATACCAGGAACCATAGGCACCGATCAGCGTGGCGATACTGCCGAACACAATATCCGGTAAGATCGCACCGCCCAGCGTGTTGGCGATCAGGCATCCGATAAACAGGCCGGGGATCGCTGCCGGTGTAAAATAAGGCAGGATCGTCAGCGCTTCTGCAAATCGAAGCTGCACCGGGCCGAAGCTTACGCTTGCGCCTACAATGGTGAGCACCACGTAGATGGCAGCGATCATGGCTGCCTGGTTCATGAATAAAACCTTGTTCTCTTTCATATTCAGTTCTCCTTTAGTTTTGTTTTACGAGTGGAAGGTCACGAACACTCGATTCATTTTCGCACAGCAATGAGTCAGGCAGCCATGCTTGCATGGATATCTGACGAATGCCGCGGAGGCATATACCACCGGTATATGACCTACGCCGGGAATCGGCGAAAGCCCGATAAGACCTTGTTTTTGTGGGCTTTGTAACAGGCGATAGTATAACATGGTACAAAACAAAAATCAAGGTTTGTCCGAAATTTGTCCGAGCCGGGAAATAAACCTATATTTCAAAACTGCTGAAATCAATGTACAGATCTTCATAGATACCGGCCTTGACGGTATCTGCGAAGGTATATTGCTCGGAATCGCTGGCATCGAAGTTATAAACCAGGATCAGATTTTTGGCAGGATCAACAATCCAGTATTCCCGGACGCCAGCCGTGCGGTATTTGAACAGTTTTGTGAAATAATCCATGCGTTTGCTGCCGGGGGATACAATTTCAATGATCCAGTCAGGCGCACCGCTGCAGCCCTTATCAGTGAGTTTGGATGTGTCACAGATGACGGATATATCCGGCTCCACGTAATTTCTGTCGTCCTCATTCAGAAATACGGCAAATGGGGCAGCATAAACCTGGCAGGTGCCGTGATGGCTGTCAATATAATGATCAATCAAACTGGCCAGCCGTGTGGAAATTCGTTGGTGTATTCGTGAGGGCGGTGCCATATAGTAAATCTGCCCGTCAATGAGTTCCGCGCGGGTTCCTTCCGGCAATGCGTAAATATCTTCCGTGGTGTAATCTTCTCGTTGCAGGAATGGCATAAAAACACATCCTTTCTGAAGGTTAAGATATTTGTATTTGTCTGCTCTGTACATAGTATAACATAAAAAACAAATAACGTGAAATAAAGAATGTGCCTTGGCACATTCTCGCGCCGAGGCGCGGTTGCTTCAGCAACCATCTACTCATGGCGCCGAGTGCGCACCCTCGCGGAGCGTTTTATATGGTAGGACGAATTTTCCTATCATATAAAAATAGCATTTGCTATCTTTATAAATCCCTCTCTAAGAAAGTTGCAAACTGGCGTTTCCTGCGCTATAATCAGGGGTGACACTTCGGTTCTGCCGGAGGCAAGGGAAAAAGGGAAGCTTCCGGGATTTCCGGGAGCGAGAAGAGAATTTATAAACAGGGAGAAAGAAAATGGAACTGATTACCGTAAGAGAGATTTACAGAAACAAAGAAGAATATATCGGAAAGCAGATTCAGGTGGGCGGATGGATCCGAAGCATCCGTGATTCCAAGGCATTTGGATTTATCGTCCTGTCTGACGGAAGCTTTTTTGAGCCACTGCAGATTGTATACCATGACACCATGGACAATTTTGCGCAGGTTTCCAAGCTGAACGTGGGAAGCGCGATCATCGTCACCGGTACGCTGGTGGCAACGCCCCAGGCCAAGCAGCCTTTTGAGATCCAGGCAGACACGGTGGAGATCGAAGGCATGTCCACACCGGATTATCCGCTGCAGAAGAAGCGCCACAGCTTTGAGTACCTGAGAACCATCAGCCATCTCCGCCCGAGAACAAATACGTTCCAGGCTGTTTTCCGCGTGCGTTCCATCATCGCCTATGCGATCCACAAATTTTTCCAGGAGAGAGATTTTGTTTACGTGCACACTCCCCTGATCACGGGCAGTGACTGCGAGGGTGCAGGCGAGATGTTCCAGGTGACGACGCTGGATCTGAACAACGTGCCGAAGACCAAGGACGGCAAGGTGGACTACAGCCAGGATTTCTTTGGAAAAGAGACGAACCTGACGGTCAGCGGCCAGCTGAACGTGGAGACGTTTGCCTGCGCATTCCGCAATGTGTATACATTTGGCCCGACTTTCCGCGCAGAGAATTCCAACACCACCCGTCATGCGGCTGAGTTCTGGATGATCGAGCCCGAGCTGGCATTTGCCGACCTGAAGGACAACATGATCGTGGCGGAATCCATGCTGAAATACGTGATCCGCTATGTGATGGAGCATGCGCCGGAGGAAATGCAGTTCTTTAACCAGTTTGTGGACAAGGGCCTGCTGGAGCGCCTGAACACAGTGGTGAATTCCGAGTTCGGCCATGTGACCTACACCGAGGCTGTGGACATTCTCATGCAGCACAACGATGAGTTTGAGTATAAAGTATTCTGGGGATGTGACCTGCAGACCGAGCATGAGCGCTACCTGACCGAGAAGATTTACAAGCGCCCGGTATTTGTCACCGATTATCCGAAGGAGATCAAGGCCTTCTATATGAAGATGAACGAGGACAACAAGACAGTGGCAGCTATGGATCTGCTGGTGCCGGGCATCGGCGAGATCATCGGCGGCAGCCAGCGTGAGGACGATTACGGCAAGCTGAAAGCCCGCATGGAGGAGCTGGGTCTGAAGGAAGAGGATTATGATTTCTATCTGGATCTGCGGAAATACGGTTCCGTGCGTCACTCCGGTTTTGGCCTGGGCTTCGAGCGCTGCGTCATGTATCTGACCGGCATGGGCAACATCAGAGACGTGATCCCGTTCCCGAGAACAGTCAATAACTGCGAGCTGTAATACCAAAACTAAGGAAATAACGGGGAGAATGGTGAGAAAGGAGGGCGCATGGCAGAGAAAATTGTCATCGTAGATGATGAGAAGGAAATTGCAGATGTGGTGGAGCTGTATCTGAAAAACGAAGACTACGAGGTGCACAAGTTTTATAATGGAAAGGATACGCTGGCTTTTCTGGAAAAAGAAGAACCGGATCTGGCCATTCTCGACGTGATGCTCCCGGACATTGACGGTTTCACCATTCTCCAGAAGATCCGTGAAACGTACAAGTTTCCGGTGATCATGCTGACGGCAAAATCCGAGTATCTGGACAAGATCACCGGTCTGACGCTGGGGGCGGACGATTATATTGCCAAGCCCTTCAATCCGTTGGAGCTGGTTGCCCGAGTAAAAGCGCAGCTGCGTCGGTTTACCCAGTACAACAGCGAGGAGCGGCGGCAGTCGGACAATGTGATCGATTTTGCCGGGCTTTTGCTGAACAAGGACACCCATCAGTGCATTTATAATGA
Above is a window of Oscillospiraceae bacterium NTUH-002-81 DNA encoding:
- a CDS encoding QueT transporter family protein, with the protein product MKENKVLFMNQAAMIAAIYVVLTIVGASVSFGPVQLRFAEALTILPYFTPAAIPGLFIGCLIANTLGGAILPDIVFGSIATLIGAYGSWYVRKHPILVPLPPIIANTLIVPFVLKYGYGEPLSIPFMMLTVGAGEVLGCGILGYIVLKLLNGYKDVIFRGASQA
- a CDS encoding Uma2 family endonuclease, whose protein sequence is MPFLQREDYTTEDIYALPEGTRAELIDGQIYYMAPPSRIHQRISTRLASLIDHYIDSHHGTCQVYAAPFAVFLNEDDRNYVEPDISVICDTSKLTDKGCSGAPDWIIEIVSPGSKRMDYFTKLFKYRTAGVREYWIVDPAKNLILVYNFDASDSEQYTFADTVKAGIYEDLYIDFSSFEI
- the asnS gene encoding asparagine--tRNA ligase; the protein is MELITVREIYRNKEEYIGKQIQVGGWIRSIRDSKAFGFIVLSDGSFFEPLQIVYHDTMDNFAQVSKLNVGSAIIVTGTLVATPQAKQPFEIQADTVEIEGMSTPDYPLQKKRHSFEYLRTISHLRPRTNTFQAVFRVRSIIAYAIHKFFQERDFVYVHTPLITGSDCEGAGEMFQVTTLDLNNVPKTKDGKVDYSQDFFGKETNLTVSGQLNVETFACAFRNVYTFGPTFRAENSNTTRHAAEFWMIEPELAFADLKDNMIVAESMLKYVIRYVMEHAPEEMQFFNQFVDKGLLERLNTVVNSEFGHVTYTEAVDILMQHNDEFEYKVFWGCDLQTEHERYLTEKIYKRPVFVTDYPKEIKAFYMKMNEDNKTVAAMDLLVPGIGEIIGGSQREDDYGKLKARMEELGLKEEDYDFYLDLRKYGSVRHSGFGLGFERCVMYLTGMGNIRDVIPFPRTVNNCEL
- the vanR gene encoding VanR-ABDEGLN family response regulator transcription factor, producing the protein MAEKIVIVDDEKEIADVVELYLKNEDYEVHKFYNGKDTLAFLEKEEPDLAILDVMLPDIDGFTILQKIRETYKFPVIMLTAKSEYLDKITGLTLGADDYIAKPFNPLELVARVKAQLRRFTQYNSEERRQSDNVIDFAGLLLNKDTHQCIYNEKELTLTPIEFNILWILCENRGQVISSERLFEQVWGERYFKNSNNTVMVHIRHLREKMSDTTGRSDFIKTVWGVGYKIEK